DNA from bacterium:
AAAGCAACTGAAATGATTCTAAGCGCGGATCAGGTTCGTGCGGAAGAAGCCCTGGCGATCGGTTTGGTGAATAAAGTGGTTTCCAAGGATACCTTACTCGACGATGCTAAGAAAGTTGCTATGAAAATGGTTTCCAAAAGCGGCATGGCCATGTCGCGCGCATTGAAATCCATTGCAAACGGAAGTCAGGTTGACATCGTTAAGGCCATGGATGTTGAGTCGACGTGTTTTGGTGAACTATACGGAACCCACGACATGAAAGAAGGCGTTTCGGCATTTCTTGAAAAGAGAAAAGCCGATTTTCAGGACAAATAATTTATTTATGTGCTTATCGGGTTTACTCACATACGTCATGGTGAGCCCTTCGGCAGGGCTCAGGACAGGCTTGTCGAACCATGACCAAGTTTAGTAAAATCAGTCTTCGACTTCGCTCAGACTGAAGTGTTCTCTTCCATTTGTGAGTCAACCAGATAAGCACGTTTATTTATCATACGAAGTAGTTTTTATAATTGAATACCTATATCATTGACTGGCACAAAGAGGAGGTTAAGCGCCTTATTCAGGAGGGTGTTCCTGTTGACTGGCAGGATGTATTTGAAAATAAGTATCCGCTGGATCTGGAGATAGGAATCGGTAACGGAAGTTTTTTGGTTCCTTTTGCGAAGGATCACCCTGACCGAAATATGGTAGGCATTGAGATTGAGGGTGTCTATCTGAAAAAGGCGAACAAAAAGCTGATCAAGCAGGCCATTTCTAATGCACGGTTACTTATCGGCGATGCTAAATTCCTCACGTGGAAATTGTTTGCCGACGAAAGTATTGAAGATGTATATATCAATTATCCCGATCCGTGGTTTAAAAAACGGCACAAAAAACGCCGTCTGATCAATCCGATCTCTTTGCGTTTGCTTGCGTTAAAAATGCGTTCCATTCTGACTATTGCAACCGATGATGAAGAATATCGGGATTGGGTGATCGCAAGTATTAAAGAGACGCAATGCTTTGAGCCGATGCTTCAGAAAATATTTGTGACTGAATTGGAAAATTATTATCCGACTAAATATGAAAAAAAATGGAAAGATCAGGGAAAACCGGTTTTTTATATGAAGTTCAGAAAAAATCAAAATCCTGAAATAGACTGGGCGGAATATATCGAAACACAAAACTTACAATTTACGCTCAATAAAGTCATGGGTCATCATCATAGGATGAAATCTGCGAAGAGCTAATTTGAATAGGAGACAGGATCATGCGATTATTACTACTGGGAGCGCCGGGAGTAGGAAAAGGGACTCAGGCCAGAAAACTGGTTGACACTTTTAATATTCCTCAGATATCAACCGGAGACATGCTGCGTGAAGCGATCAAGAACAACAGTCCGCTGGGCATAGAGGCAAAAACTTATATGGACGACGGCCGGCTCGTTCCGGACAGACTAATTATCGCGCTGGTTGAAGAAAGGCTTAAAACAGACGATGCTCAGAAAGGTTTTATATTAGACGGTTTCCCGCGAACATTACCTCAGGCCGAAGCGCTTGAGCATTCGTTGCACAAGATGCAAATTAAACTGGATGCGGTGATTGATTTTAATGTGCCTTACAAAAATCTCGTAGAGCGGCTCGCAAACCGTCTTGTGTGCAGAAGTTGCGGAACGGTGTATAACGTAGTTACTCACCCTCCAAAAAAAGAAAAAGTCTGCGACGTTTGCGGAGGAGAAATCTATCAACGTTCCGACGATACGCGCGAGGCAATAGAAAATCGGTTAAAAGTATATGAGCATGAAACGGCGCCTTTGCGGGATTTTTATAAATCGCTTGGTAAACTAACCTACCTTAACGGGGAACGCTCTGAAGAACAGGTTTATGATGATATTATGGCAATTATTCGTCCTCCAAAAAAGTAATTGATAATGCCGTTAATAGTTTGAAGTCGGGATGTTATTATGATCCAGCGTGATTTTATCATGCGCATGACTGAGATGCTCGCAAAGGCGCTTGCAAAAATCTTACTGTTAAAAGAAAATAAAGAATACGATAAGGCGCTGAATGAAATTGATATCACCGGCAAAGAGTTGCTCGGCGATTATTATCAAATCATCAAAAATTTATCCGATACCGATCTTGTCAAATGGTTGTCTTCAGGCGGATATAATGATTCCGAAAAATGCATTTTGTTGTCCAAATTGTTAATGGCCGAAGGAGAGGTTTTTGAGTTGATGGGTGAAAATAGACGCGGCTTCATTCGTTACCTGCAATCACTGAATTTGTTAAATGAAGCTGTAGCTCAGGACGATAAAATCAAAAGCGAGGAAAATTTAGAAATGATGAAATACCTCATGAATAAAACAGTCAATGGAAGGACAAAGTAATGTCAGAAAATAAAGTTGAAATAAAGTTTGCTAAGAATGGACCCATCTTGGTAAAAGGCGAATGTGAAATGGTTGATTCGGAAGGAAAAAAAATTGCGGCCAAAGAATCTTTTGCATTATGCCGCTGCGGGGGTTCCAAAAATAAACCATTCTGCGACGGTACTCATAAGACAAACGGATTTCAGGGGTGACGCGGATCGGCAGTTGATTATATTTTCGTTATTAGTACGAATCCTCGTTAATCTTAAGCGACAATCAGATCGTCTTTGTAGGAAAGTTTTGAAAGTGGAACTGTGGGATTCTTTTCCATAAAGTAATTGCAGGACCACTCATCACCGAACAAAATGGCCGTTTGATGGGAGGTATCTTCAGCTAATACCGCTCCTGTCGGCAAATAAAGTTTTGATAATGTTTTATCGCCGATTTCAGGTGAAACCCAACGAACCAGTTTCCAGTTGGTTGGTTCCAGTCTGCATTCCGCCCCGTATTCACTTTCCAAACGAAATTGTACTACTTCAAATTGCAGCGGGCCGACTGCGGCCAAAAGGGGAGTCTTTTCATAGGAGTTCTTGATATAAAAACTTTGGACCACGCCTTCCTGCAGCAATTGATCCAATCCCTCGCGGAATCGCTTAAATTTAGACGAATTCGGATTGTGCAGAAATACAAAACTTTCGGGAGGAAATCGAGGAATTTCCATATAAACGATGGCTGGATCTTCTGTTAACGTATCCCCGATACCGAAATCAGAATGTCCCACCAGTCCTACGATATCTCCGGGAAACGCGTCGTCGACTGTTTTACGCTGCTGACCGAATAACTTTGTGGAATTTGACAAGCGTACTTTCTTTTTAGTCCGCGAATGGGTGACCAGCATATCGCGGGTGAATCGGCCGGAACATATTCTCATAAATGCGATGCGGTCACGGTGCCGAGGATCCATATTTGCCTGAATCTTAAAAATGAAACCTGAGAAAATTTCATTTTCCGGATCGATTGTCATTGAACCGGCACTGCGCGGAGCAGGGGAACCTGCATGCGCAAGAAAACCGTCGAGCAGAAGCTGTACGCCAAAGTTGTTTGCCGCACTGCCAAAATAAACGGGCGTTTGATTACCGGTCAAAACCCCGCCGGGATCAAAAGAATGTCCCGCCGTATCCAGCATTTCCAATTCCTCAGCCACGGCATTATACGTGTTAACATTCATTTGGTTTTTCACCAGAGGATCTGAAAAATCAAATATGGAAACCGGCGCCTGATAAGCCCCGCCGATAGTTCGTTCGAACACATGAATTTCTTTCTTTTGCCGATCCAGCACGCCTCGAAAATCAATACCTGTTCCAAGCGGCCAATTCATAGGGTATGCGCCAATTCCCAAAACATTTTCCAAATCGTCTATCAACGCCAACGGGTCTAAAGTCGGGCGGTCTAATTTATTCATGAAGGTGAATATCGGTATGGCTCTGCGGCGGCATACCTCGAAGAGTTTCCGCGTTTGAGTTTCAATTCCCTTTGCTGCATCGATAACCATTACTACGGCATCCACGGCCGTTAAAACACGGTAAGTATCTTCAGAAAAATCCTGATGTCCCGGTGTGTCAAGAAGATTGATCTTATAACCCTGATAATCAAATTGCAGCACAGTGGAACTGATCGAAATGCCGCGTTGCTTTTCCAGCTCCATCCAGTCGGAACGGGAGGATCGTTGGTTTTTCCTTGCTGTGACTGATCCGGCTAATTGGACGGCGCCGCCATAGAGAAGAAATTTTTCAGTCAGCGTCGTTTTACCGGCGTCAGGATGTGAGATAATGGCAAAAGTTCGCCGTCGTTTTATTTCATCGCTTGTTTTCATTATTTACACTTAAAAAACGTTTCCTTGCATAATGGGCGCAATTATAAGCAAAAAGGCGGAATGAATCAAACTGTAAATTATACAAAATAAACCTTGTGCAATTTTTTAGAAAAAGTGTACATTGTAGCGTTTGAATTGTAACTGCAATCAATGAGGAATGGAAATGGCGAAAATTCGAGTACTTATTTTATTGTTTGTTTCTTGCGGATGCGCGTCAGCGCCATCATCCCAGAACACCTATTCGGACAGCAAGCCCACCGTCATTCTCATTTCATTTGACGGTTTTCGTTGGGATTATATGGAGAAAACCGATACGCCCAATTTACACCGCCTTGCTGCGAATGGTGTACGAGCAAAAAGAATGATCCCGTCTTTTCCATCAAAAACATTTCCAAATCATTATACGCTCGTAACGGGATTATACCCCGAAAATCACGGCATTGTTTCCAACCGTATGTGGGATCCGAAACTCAACAAAGCGTTCGTATATAAAGATAGCCTCAATAATCTTGAAAGTGTTTGGTGGGGAGGCGAGCCAATCTGGTCGACAGCCGTTAAGCAGGGGCAGCTTAGCGCAACTTTCTTTTGGCCGGGTTCGGAAGCGGAAATCGGTAACACGCGACCGACTTATTTTAGACCGTATGAAGGGAAAACACCGGATTCATCACGCGTTGACCAAGTCTTGCAATGGCTCGATCTTCCGGTGGAGCAGCGGCCGACATTGATCACTCTTTATTTCAGCCTTACCGATGAAATAGGACATAAATATGGCCCGGAATCAAAAGAGATTTTATCAGCAATCCGCGCGATGGATACGGTGGCGGGGCGGCTCATTGGAGGTTTAAAAGCGCGCAGCCTGTTTAACAAGGTGAATATTATCGTTACGGCCGATCATGGATTTGCAACGGTCAGTGCGGACAGTCTTATTTTTCTGGATGATTACATCGATATGAGTAGCGTTAACGCAATCATGGAATCCCCCGTGGTAGGTTTACGCAGCAAGGACGGAGATAATCAGAAACTATTTGATATCATGGCTAATGCACATACGCACATGCATGCATACAATAAGGATAATATGCCTCCCCGCTTTCATTATTCTAAAAATGACCGAATTTCTCCGGTGGTTCTAGTAGCCGACGAAGGATGGTCCATTACCACAAAAAGTTATCTTAATAAATACAAAGATTATCAATTTGGCGGAAACCATGGATTTGATAATGAATTGCTTTGCATGGGCGCAATATTCGTAGCGCACGGCCCAGCCTTTAAGAAAGGGTATTTGGCCGAGCCCTTCCAGAATATCCATGTATACGAACTCATGGCTCATATACTTGGCTTAAACCCTGCCCCAAACGACGGATCTTTTGACGCTGTAAAAAATATGTTAAAGTAGACAGATGAATTTGCATTCGGTAGTTAAGTATTATTTTGTTTTAATTTTGTTTCTTAGTGCCGGATGTATTCAACCAAAAGATACCAACACTTTTTTTTCTCACACAATGAGCGAATGCAAGGATCGTATTGTAGTTCAATACGATATTGCGACATTCAGTGAAGAAAACTTTCCCGCACCACGGCTTCTGCTAAGAAAAGTACCTCCGAGTAAAACGCAAAAACCCATTGAAATTCAAAATGGCGATCGATTGTCCGGAAAGGTAGCTCTGACTTTTGATGCATGTTCCACGCTTCAGCCAAGCCGGTTTGACAGCGCCGTTGCGGAAATTCTTATTGCTGCACGAACGCCCGCTACGATATTTTTTGGCGGCAAGTGGGTTCTCGATCGCCCGAAAGATGCCGTGTTTCTCGCCTCAATACCTTTTTTTGAGATTGGCAACCACTCCTACCTTCACGGTCATTTAACTAAAGTATCGGACGATCGTTTGTATCACGAAATTTTATGGACGCAGGAAATTATCTATACGGTTACTGGCCGAATCCCCTCGGTATTCCGGCCTCCGTATCTGGAAAACAATAGCAGAGTTACTGATGCTGCAGGGCGTTTGGGGTTAAAAACGATTTGCGGAGACTTGCCATCCGGAGATCCGCACGAACTCGCCGGCAAACTGCGGCTCATCGACGGTATTAGATACCAAGTTCAAAGCGGTTCTATCATAATCATGCATATTAATAAAGGCGGGAAACACACAGCCGAAGCGCTTCCGGATATCATTCTATTACTAAAAAACATGGGATATGAACTGGTTACGGTTAGTCAATTGTTTGATTAAATTTGTTTTTGTTTGGGCAGCGCAAAATAGAACGTCGTTCCAAATCCCGGCTTACTCTTGAACCAAATCTGGCCCCCATGCAATTCAATTATGTATTTGGCGGTATACAAACCCAACCCCGTTCCGGATGCCGTATCCGAATTGACTTGCCTTGCATACTTTTGAAAAATGTGAGGCTGAAGTTCATGAGGAATTCCTCCTCCGCTGTCTTTGATTCGAACCTGTGTCTTATCATTTTGATCTTCAATTTCGATCGAAATGGTCGAATCTGTTGGTGAAAATCTAATCGCATTGCTTAAAAGATTGTCCATAACGCGGCGAATTTTAATTGCATCACAGTTGATCTGAAAATCAGCATCTGTAAATTTCACAAAAAAATTGATATTTTTTCTAATCGCCGTTGGCCGCTGAAGTTGTATACGCTCTTTAATTAACTCTCTAAGGTCGGTTAATTGGAAAGTAAGAGTGGATTGGCCTGCAATCAATTTCGATTCTTCCAATTGGTTCTGCACCATATTTCTAAGCTCACCCGCGCTTCTTTGAATTATATCGACAAATTTTTTCTGTTGCGTTGTGAGCGTCGCGCCCGCCATATCCTTCGCAAGGACAGCGCACGACTGTTTAATATTATCAAGCGGGCTTTTGAAGTCATGTACCAGTTTATTAAAAAAATCGGATTTTAGTTTTTCAACTTCTTCGAGTTGCTGTATCATACGGTTAAAGGCGTTCCCGAGATTATTCAATTCCGCAAAATTCCTGATTTCCAGTTTTCGGTCAAACGTGCCTAACCCAACGCTCTGTGTAGCAATTGTGATTTGTTCGATACTTTTCATGATTTTACGAACATCAAATATTGCCGCGATAATCAAAACGATCAAAAATGAAAAAACGACATAGGTGAAAACTGAAATGAGTTCGCTAAATCTGCTGAGAGTCTCAGTTTTTGAAAGAGTATGGAGCACGGCTACTTTCTCAAAATTGCGTAATACATGCCTTGCGGAGTCTATCGAAGGAATGATTTCTTCGTCCATCGGCTTTATAGCTTTTTTTCTGTCTTTCTGAACCGTATTTCGTTTTTCAA
Protein-coding regions in this window:
- a CDS encoding peptide chain release factor 3: MKTSDEIKRRRTFAIISHPDAGKTTLTEKFLLYGGAVQLAGSVTARKNQRSSRSDWMELEKQRGISISSTVLQFDYQGYKINLLDTPGHQDFSEDTYRVLTAVDAVVMVIDAAKGIETQTRKLFEVCRRRAIPIFTFMNKLDRPTLDPLALIDDLENVLGIGAYPMNWPLGTGIDFRGVLDRQKKEIHVFERTIGGAYQAPVSIFDFSDPLVKNQMNVNTYNAVAEELEMLDTAGHSFDPGGVLTGNQTPVYFGSAANNFGVQLLLDGFLAHAGSPAPRSAGSMTIDPENEIFSGFIFKIQANMDPRHRDRIAFMRICSGRFTRDMLVTHSRTKKKVRLSNSTKLFGQQRKTVDDAFPGDIVGLVGHSDFGIGDTLTEDPAIVYMEIPRFPPESFVFLHNPNSSKFKRFREGLDQLLQEGVVQSFYIKNSYEKTPLLAAVGPLQFEVVQFRLESEYGAECRLEPTNWKLVRWVSPEIGDKTLSKLYLPTGAVLAEDTSHQTAILFGDEWSCNYFMEKNPTVPLSKLSYKDDLIVA
- a CDS encoding polysaccharide deacetylase family protein, with protein sequence MNLHSVVKYYFVLILFLSAGCIQPKDTNTFFSHTMSECKDRIVVQYDIATFSEENFPAPRLLLRKVPPSKTQKPIEIQNGDRLSGKVALTFDACSTLQPSRFDSAVAEILIAARTPATIFFGGKWVLDRPKDAVFLASIPFFEIGNHSYLHGHLTKVSDDRLYHEILWTQEIIYTVTGRIPSVFRPPYLENNSRVTDAAGRLGLKTICGDLPSGDPHELAGKLRLIDGIRYQVQSGSIIIMHINKGGKHTAEALPDIILLLKNMGYELVTVSQLFD
- a CDS encoding HAMP domain-containing histidine kinase, translating into MTLRTKIYGGYIAALLFCIVAAVYIFYQTALRDTLLDSISKTDFTKTHYVDKLGASFDHLQNKALLLSTISERKELIRESELAAKEILAIRRYCDSMTALVYISQFELNPKMLENATIRFFAAIAAATGVTDPASYEPIPYEKETRLIETIQNLTTVLSTKIEFEKRNTVQKDRKKAIKPMDEEIIPSIDSARHVLRNFEKVAVLHTLSKTETLSRFSELISVFTYVVFSFLIVLIIAAIFDVRKIMKSIEQITIATQSVGLGTFDRKLEIRNFAELNNLGNAFNRMIQQLEEVEKLKSDFFNKLVHDFKSPLDNIKQSCAVLAKDMAGATLTTQQKKFVDIIQRSAGELRNMVQNQLEESKLIAGQSTLTFQLTDLRELIKERIQLQRPTAIRKNINFFVKFTDADFQINCDAIKIRRVMDNLLSNAIRFSPTDSTISIEIEDQNDKTQVRIKDSGGGIPHELQPHIFQKYARQVNSDTASGTGLGLYTAKYIIELHGGQIWFKSKPGFGTTFYFALPKQKQI
- a CDS encoding CDGSH iron-sulfur domain-containing protein; translated protein: MSENKVEIKFAKNGPILVKGECEMVDSEGKKIAAKESFALCRCGGSKNKPFCDGTHKTNGFQG
- the trmB gene encoding tRNA (guanosine(46)-N7)-methyltransferase TrmB produces the protein MNTYIIDWHKEEVKRLIQEGVPVDWQDVFENKYPLDLEIGIGNGSFLVPFAKDHPDRNMVGIEIEGVYLKKANKKLIKQAISNARLLIGDAKFLTWKLFADESIEDVYINYPDPWFKKRHKKRRLINPISLRLLALKMRSILTIATDDEEYRDWVIASIKETQCFEPMLQKIFVTELENYYPTKYEKKWKDQGKPVFYMKFRKNQNPEIDWAEYIETQNLQFTLNKVMGHHHRMKSAKS
- a CDS encoding adenylate kinase is translated as MRLLLLGAPGVGKGTQARKLVDTFNIPQISTGDMLREAIKNNSPLGIEAKTYMDDGRLVPDRLIIALVEERLKTDDAQKGFILDGFPRTLPQAEALEHSLHKMQIKLDAVIDFNVPYKNLVERLANRLVCRSCGTVYNVVTHPPKKEKVCDVCGGEIYQRSDDTREAIENRLKVYEHETAPLRDFYKSLGKLTYLNGERSEEQVYDDIMAIIRPPKK
- a CDS encoding alkaline phosphatase family protein, with product MEMAKIRVLILLFVSCGCASAPSSQNTYSDSKPTVILISFDGFRWDYMEKTDTPNLHRLAANGVRAKRMIPSFPSKTFPNHYTLVTGLYPENHGIVSNRMWDPKLNKAFVYKDSLNNLESVWWGGEPIWSTAVKQGQLSATFFWPGSEAEIGNTRPTYFRPYEGKTPDSSRVDQVLQWLDLPVEQRPTLITLYFSLTDEIGHKYGPESKEILSAIRAMDTVAGRLIGGLKARSLFNKVNIIVTADHGFATVSADSLIFLDDYIDMSSVNAIMESPVVGLRSKDGDNQKLFDIMANAHTHMHAYNKDNMPPRFHYSKNDRISPVVLVADEGWSITTKSYLNKYKDYQFGGNHGFDNELLCMGAIFVAHGPAFKKGYLAEPFQNIHVYELMAHILGLNPAPNDGSFDAVKNMLK